A genome region from Oncorhynchus nerka isolate Pitt River unplaced genomic scaffold, Oner_Uvic_2.0 unplaced_scaffold_8387, whole genome shotgun sequence includes the following:
- the LOC135565999 gene encoding small ribosomal subunit protein uS3-like: protein MAVQISKKRKFVADGIFKAELNEFLTRELAEDGYSGVEVRVTPTRTEIIILATRTQNVLGEKGRRIRELTAVVQKRFGFPEGSVELYAEKVATRGLCAIAQAESLRYKLLGGLAVRRACYGVLRFIMESGSKGCEVVVSGMLRGQRAKSMKFVDGLMIHSGDPVNYYVDTAVRHVLLRQGVLGIKVKIMLPWDPSGKIGPKKPLPDHVSIVEPRDEQVPSTPISEQKGAKPEAAVVAPATPVPTA from the coding sequence ATGGCGGTGCAAATTTCCAAGAAGAGAAAGTTTGTCGCTGATGGTATCTTCAAAGCTGAACTGAACGAGTTCCTCACAAGAGAGCTGGCTGAGGATGGCTACTCAGGTGTGGAGGTTCGTGTCACCCCAACTAGAACTGAAATCATCATCTTGGCTACCAGGACACAAAACGTGCTTGGTGAGAAGGGGCGTCGTATACGTGAGCTGACTGCAGTGGTCCAGAAGAGGTTTGGCTTCCCCgagggcagtgtggagctgtATGCTGAGAAGGTTGCCACTCGTGGTCTTTGCGCCATTGCCCAGGCAGAGTCTCTGCGCTACAAGCTTCTCGGGGGTCTCGCTGTCCGCAGGGCCTGCTATGGTGTCCTACGGTTCATCATGGAGAGCGGGTCCAAGGGTTGCGAGGTGGTGGTGTCTGGAATGCTCAGGGGCCAGAGGGCCAAGTCCATGAAGTTCGTGGATGGCCTCATGATCCACAGTGGAGACCCCGTTAACTACTACGTCGACACCGCTGTCCGCCACGTGCTCCTCCGCCAAGGTGTGCTGGGGATTAAGGTGAAAATCATGCTGCCCTGGGATCCCAGCGGTAAGATTGGCCCCAAGAAACCTCTCCCTGACCACGTGAGCATCGTGGAGCCCAGGGACGAGCAGGTCCCCTCAACGCCCATCTCTGAGCAGAAGGGAGCCAAGCCGGAGGCCGCTGTCGTCGCACCTGCCACACCCGTCCCAACAGCATAA